A genomic window from Bubalus bubalis isolate 160015118507 breed Murrah chromosome X, NDDB_SH_1, whole genome shotgun sequence includes:
- the LOC112582348 gene encoding P antigen family member 3-like, producing MSGQVASTLGPIDQDSSQQDEPVVDQQPSVEQPQQEEPPAEIQDITPRREEGEDPVNRDEEEEKDPFEDSGLEADLQQLAEAKTGGEDGDGPDVREEFASNTEPVEMPEAGEGQPFA from the exons ATGAGTGGGCAAGTGGCATCAACATTGGGACCTATAGATCAAGATTCCTCCCAGCAGGATGAACCTGTGGTT GACCAGCAGCCCAGTGTTGAGCAACCTCAACAAGAGGAACCACCAGCTGAGATTCAGGATATCACACctagaagggaggaaggagaggatccAGTGAATCGTGatgaagaagaggagaaggatCCCTTTGAAG attctggcCTGGAAGCTGATCTCCAGCAATTGGCTGAGGCAAAGACTGGGGGTGAAGATGGAGATGGTCCTGATGTCAGGGAGGAGTTTGCATCAAATACAGAGCCTGTTGAAATGCCAGAAGCAG GTGAAGGGCAGCCATTTGCTTGA